The following are encoded together in the Lathyrus oleraceus cultivar Zhongwan6 chromosome 3, CAAS_Psat_ZW6_1.0, whole genome shotgun sequence genome:
- the LOC127130768 gene encoding uncharacterized protein LOC127130768 — MLKEERPKFYSATLALLIHGIIHFPNMDKFVDHLAVEVFLTKNLVPFLLVDLYHTFNTRHEKKGGAFLCCAPLLHLWMRDCMPQYGLFTQSNLTWPQKFSSLSASSILWYKREWGMKDVIARCRGFPNIPLIRMQGCINYNPAILKRQLGYSIFSPPEEKDFIPFIVSTVDPLDSNVKKMRKARPNIVRIDQEWGKKNILAKEPYFVWVKERARVVKMRFLFDPSSFPLMPKLEPILQEDMDKLTNQIKELELENTQLRVQLNRAKECNHVLEDKGKQVCENLRIARRGSQ, encoded by the coding sequence ATGTTGAAGGAAGAAAGACCCAAATTCTACAGTGCAACCTTGGCACTTCTGATTCACGGAATTATTCACTTCCCAAATATGGACAAGTTTGTGGATCACTTGGCAGTTGAAGTCTTTCTAACAAAGAATCTGGTGCCTTTCCTACTTGTCGACCTCTATCATACCTTTAATACAAGGCATGAGAAGAAGGGAGGTGCTTTCCTCTGTTGTGCTCCTCTACTGCATCTATGGATGAGGGACTGCATGCCTCAATATGGGCTATTTACTCAAAGCAATCTGACATGGCCTCAGAAGTTTTCATCTCTCTCCGCCAGCTCAATTTTATGGTATAAGAGAGAATGGGGTATGAAAGACGTCATTGCAAGATGCAGAGGGTTCCCAAACATACCCTTAATCAGAATgcaaggttgcatcaactacaaccctgccATACTCAAAAGACAATTGGGGTACTCCATATTTAGTCCTCCAGAGGAAAAAGACTTCATTCCATTCATCGTCAGTACCGTGGACCCGCTCGACTCAAATGTGAAGAAAATGCGGAAAGCTCGGCCAAACATAGTTCGTATTGATCAAGAATGGGGTAAGAAAAACatcctagccaaggaaccctacttTGTGTGGGTAAAAGAGAGGGCTAGGGTTGTTAAGATGCGATTTCTATTTGATCCTTCTTCATTCCCACTGATGCCTAAGCTCGAGCCTATCCTACAAGAGGACATGGACAAGCTTACCAACCAAATCAAGGAGCTTGAGTTGGAGAACACTCAATTACGAGTTCAACTCAATCGTGCAAAGGAATGTAATCACGTCTTGGAAGATAAGGGTAAGCAAGTTTGTGAAAATTTGAGGATAGCAAGAAGAGGCTCCCAATAG